In Accipiter gentilis chromosome 17, bAccGen1.1, whole genome shotgun sequence, one DNA window encodes the following:
- the CCND1 gene encoding G1/S-specific cyclin-D1, whose protein sequence is MEHQLLCCEVETIRRAYLDANLLNDRVLQTMLKAEETCSPSVSYFKCVQKEILPYMRKIVATWMLEVCEEQKCEEEVFPLAMNYLDRFLSFEPLKKSRLQLLGATCMFVASKMKETIPLTAEKLCIYTDNSIRPDELLQMELLLVNKLKWNLAAMTPHDFIEHFLTKMPLAEDTKQIIRKHAQTFVALCATDIKFISNPPSMIAAGSVVAAVQGLHLGNTNTFLSYQCLTHFLSQVIKCDPDCLRACQEQIESLLESSLRQAQQHNVSSETKTVEDEADLSCTPTDVRDVNI, encoded by the exons ATGGAACATCAGCTGCTGTGCTGCGAGGTGGAGACCATCCGACGAGCCTACCTAGACGCCAACCTCCTCAATGACAGGGTGCTGCAGACCATGCTGAAGGCGGAGGAGACCTGCTCGCCCTCCGTCTCCTACTTCAAGTGCGTGCAGAAAGAAATCTTGCCATATATGAGGAAAATAGTCGCCACTTGGATGTTGGAG GTCTGCGAGGAGCAGAAGTGCGAAGAGGAAGTTTTCCCCTTGGCTATGAATTATTTGGACAGATTTTTGTCGTTTGAACCCCTCAAGAAAAGCCGATTGCAATTGCTCGGAGCTACCTGCATGTTTGTGGCTTCAAAAATGAAGGAAACTATTCCTCTGACCGCAGAAAAACTGTGCATTTATACAGATAACTCCATTAGACCCGACGAATTACTG CAAATGGAGCTGCTTCTGGTGAATAAGCTGAAATGGAATCTGGCTGCAATGACCCCCCACGATTTCATTGAACATTTCCTTACTAAAATGCCTCTGGCAGAGGACACCAAGCAGATCATCCGTAAACATGCTCAGACTTTTGTGGCTCTGTGCGCTACAG atattaaatttatttcaaaCCCACCTTCCATGATTGCAGCTGGCAGTGTGGTAGCAGCTGTGCAAGGCCTGCATCTGGGGAACACTAACACTTTCCTCTCCTATCAATGCCTCACACATTTCCTATCACAAGTTATCAAATGTGATCCG GATTGTTTACGAGCCTGCCAAGAACAGATTGAATCCCTCCTTGAATCCAGTCTACgtcaggcacagcagcacaacGTATCTTCAGAAACAAAGACTGTAGAGGATGAAGCAGACCTTTCCTGCACACCCACTGATGTGCGAGATGTGAACATTTAA